Part of the Candidatus Hydrogenedentota bacterium genome, CGAATCTTCGTAGCTGCGCCAGTTTTGAAGCCTAATTCGTGAAAGGTACATGCAAGCCCCCTGTTAAGACTCAGTCGTCCTAGACATAAATCGATCTATCGTGCTATTGAATTGCTCGACGACACCCTCTCTCCTGCCGGATCCAGAGTGTTCCTGCATTAATTCGCACAGATCTTTTAGTAGTATTACATCGACATTGTATTCTTGACAAAGATGGTCAATTATCTTCTTCGCCTCTCGGTCGGTAAAGCACGGAAGCTCTCTCAAAACTTTGTCCTCCCATTTCTTGTTCTAAAGTACACTTCGTATCGCCGCTGCGCTCTTATCGACTTCCCACTGCTCTCGTATGAGGTGGACCTCAAGAGGGGATATAAGCTCAAGCCCAACCTTGTCCTGCAGATTAAGCAATTCAGAAAGAAGCATTGCACGCGCCTCGAAAGTCAAGGGGCCTAGCCCGGGGGCTCCATTCCTCCGAACTTTGCTTCGAAATTTTGGAGTGTCCGATACGTCTCGCAGCCGATTCCTGTAGTCAACGAGGGATTGAAGTTCGGGATATCCAGAATCGATTAAAGACTCAAGTGAACGATCCCGCTTGACGACGGTGCAGGTCCAGCAGCCAAACCGAGCCAAAATGGAGCTAGAGTCGGCGACCCCGGTCTCATCCATTAATGCACATGATTGAGTGGCGTTGCACATCCCGGCATCTTGATACACCTCCAGCATAGACAACGTGGCGTTGCTTCCCCATGGGGATGGGACCTCTCGAAGATACTCCCAAACTTGGCTTGTGGAAAGGTCTTTGATCGGGCGGTATATGAAGCAGTTATCGATTTCCGTGCTGGGTATTAGTCGGTCGTGATCGTTCGCAATAGAGTAAGCATCGATTCGCTGCTGCCGAGCAGCCGACTCGGCCCGCCTCACTCCAAGCACCAATACGACCTCCCCAAATTCTCGGGCTTTTTGCGCGATGAATTCAGACGAGGGGCGAATCTTTAAGCGATCCATACACCATCGAAAATTGCGATTCGGAGCGGGGTAACCCTTTCCCAAAAGATTGACCCAGAAACTTTCATCCGATGGGGGCTTGGTTATGGATACATCTATGGGC contains:
- a CDS encoding phosphoadenosine phosphosulfate reductase family protein, with amino-acid sequence MGPLLERILGPTARRLSGSIKTAPFVYNDTLVESPVFQSYVLRALQQITDGIERLGLPIDVSITKPPSDESFWVNLLGKGYPAPNRNFRWCMDRLKIRPSSEFIAQKAREFGEVVLVLGVRRAESAARQQRIDAYSIANDHDRLIPSTEIDNCFIYRPIKDLSTSQVWEYLREVPSPWGSNATLSMLEVYQDAGMCNATQSCALMDETGVADSSSILARFGCWTCTVVKRDRSLESLIDSGYPELQSLVDYRNRLRDVSDTPKFRSKVRRNGAPGLGPLTFEARAMLLSELLNLQDKVGLELISPLEVHLIREQWEVDKSAAAIRSVL